A window of the Thermodesulfovibrionia bacterium genome harbors these coding sequences:
- a CDS encoding NUDIX domain-containing protein: protein MSEELLDVVDEDGRTIKTLARTKIHGNPSLMHKVVHALVFDINGRLILQKRSMTKDVAPGRWDTSVGGHVNAGESIDEALSREMEEELGITSCNTEFLYTYIHSNPYETELVYTFSCVYAGKIKFQHDEIDEVRAWSLDEISDNLGKGGFSDNFEHEIKMYLKNKPQQKT from the coding sequence ATGAGCGAAGAGCTTTTAGATGTTGTAGATGAGGATGGAAGGACGATAAAGACCCTCGCGAGAACTAAGATACACGGCAATCCTTCATTAATGCATAAAGTTGTTCATGCGCTTGTATTTGATATAAATGGCAGGCTTATTCTGCAGAAACGGTCAATGACTAAAGATGTAGCCCCGGGCAGATGGGACACTTCCGTCGGTGGACATGTCAATGCTGGAGAATCCATTGATGAAGCGCTCAGCCGTGAGATGGAAGAAGAGTTAGGCATAACCTCTTGCAATACTGAATTCCTTTATACATACATCCACTCAAACCCTTATGAGACAGAGCTTGTTTATACATTTTCATGTGTCTATGCCGGGAAGATAAAGTTTCAGCATGACGAGATAGATGAAGTGCGTGCATGGAGCCTTGATGAGATAAGTGATAACCTCGGCAAGGGGGGCTTCAGCGATAACTTTGAGCATGAGATAAAGATGTACTTAAAGAATAAACCTCAACAGAAAACCTGA
- the thiD gene encoding bifunctional hydroxymethylpyrimidine kinase/phosphomethylpyrimidine kinase, translated as MKTALTIAGSDPTGGAGLQADLKVFMSLGVYGLSIPSVLTAQNTRGVHDVHEVPADFFSKQISHLLNDIRPDALKTGMIYSPEIVQLIAQNIKEHSLNNLVIDPVTVSSTGVPLIKEGTLEAIKEILFPLAKVVTPNLYEVSLLTGMEVIEEDEMKEAAVKLMRLGPENVIITGGHLQGRAMDLLFDGDDFFLLEGGRVEGDFHGTGCVFSSVITASLALGYDVKASMVKAKAFTLKAIESAETFGSGLRILGI; from the coding sequence ATGAAAACCGCCCTTACCATAGCAGGCTCTGACCCTACCGGAGGCGCAGGCTTGCAGGCTGACCTGAAGGTATTCATGTCTCTCGGGGTCTACGGCCTGAGCATCCCGTCCGTGCTTACCGCGCAGAACACAAGAGGGGTGCATGATGTGCATGAGGTGCCTGCTGATTTTTTCTCTAAACAGATCAGCCATCTACTCAATGATATCCGGCCGGATGCCCTTAAGACAGGCATGATATATTCTCCTGAGATTGTCCAGCTGATAGCCCAAAATATCAAAGAACACTCTTTGAATAACCTTGTCATTGATCCTGTGACCGTCTCTTCAACCGGCGTGCCTCTTATTAAAGAAGGCACCCTTGAGGCGATCAAAGAGATCCTCTTTCCTCTCGCAAAGGTGGTGACCCCTAACTTATATGAGGTCTCTCTTCTCACCGGCATGGAGGTCATTGAAGAGGATGAGATGAAAGAGGCTGCTGTCAAACTCATGCGGCTCGGCCCGGAGAATGTGATAATCACAGGCGGGCATCTTCAGGGAAGGGCGATGGATCTGCTCTTTGACGGGGATGATTTCTTCCTGCTTGAAGGCGGCAGGGTTGAAGGTGACTTTCATGGAACGGGATGCGTATTTTCATCTGTCATAACGGCAAGCCTTGCGCTCGGTTATGATGTAAAGGCGTCAATGGTCAAGGCAAAGGCGTTCACGCTGAAGGCTATTGAGAGTGCGGAGACATTCGGCAGCGGGCTGAGGATACTGGGGATTTAA
- the queF gene encoding preQ(1) synthase, translated as MKYGEKAIAGAGLKRWPNPNPEKDYTIEISSCEFTCLCPRSGYPDFATIRVSYVPDKYIVELKSFKLYLNSFRNEGISHESVTNKIFDDLKKLLKPRQVEVVGDFNPRGNVKTVIRVASEKE; from the coding sequence ATGAAATACGGTGAAAAAGCTATAGCAGGCGCAGGGTTGAAAAGATGGCCTAACCCAAACCCTGAAAAGGACTACACGATTGAAATAAGTTCGTGCGAATTTACCTGCCTCTGCCCGCGCTCAGGCTATCCTGATTTTGCGACCATAAGGGTAAGCTATGTTCCGGATAAATATATAGTAGAGCTGAAGTCATTTAAGCTGTATCTCAACAGTTTCAGGAACGAGGGCATATCTCACGAATCAGTTACGAATAAGATATTCGATGACCTGAAGAAACTCCTGAAACCAAGGCAGGTTGAAGTAGTCGGGGACTTTAATCCTAGAGGAAATGTTAAGACAGTAATAAGGGTCGCAAGCGAAAAAGAATAA
- the def gene encoding peptide deformylase, with protein MAVLPIIKYPDKVLLKKTLIVKKFDDELQDLIDNMIETMYAAPGVGLAANQVGVSKQVVVIDASTEDEDIQLITLINPVLVFSEGEIEMEEGCLSLPGYYTVVRRFERVIVKALDRESNEIEVEGTGLLSRALQHEIDHLNGALLIDRIGRIRKDFFKKRFLKERKKEKVGP; from the coding sequence ATGGCTGTGCTACCTATAATAAAGTACCCTGATAAGGTATTGCTGAAGAAGACATTGATCGTCAAGAAGTTTGATGATGAGCTGCAGGACCTTATCGATAATATGATAGAGACGATGTATGCCGCGCCGGGAGTCGGGCTTGCAGCCAATCAGGTCGGGGTATCCAAACAGGTGGTTGTAATTGACGCGAGCACTGAGGATGAAGATATCCAGCTTATCACGCTTATTAATCCTGTTCTGGTCTTTTCTGAGGGAGAGATCGAGATGGAGGAGGGGTGCTTAAGCCTGCCGGGATATTATACCGTTGTGCGCAGGTTTGAAAGGGTGATTGTGAAGGCGCTGGACAGGGAGAGCAATGAGATAGAGGTTGAGGGTACAGGGCTTTTATCCAGGGCGCTCCAGCATGAGATCGACCATCTGAACGGCGCCTTGCTCATAGACAGGATAGGCCGCATCAGAAAGGATTTTTTCAAAAAGCGTTTCTTGAAAGAGAGAAAGAAAGAGAAGGTAGGCCCTTAA
- the fmt gene encoding methionyl-tRNA formyltransferase, producing the protein MNIVFFGTPEFAVPALKALLDNKHQVLAVVTQPDRPCGRGRHIAYSPVKAAADAAGLRIIQPDRVRDTGFIEELRKIGADVIVTAAYGQILPREILNMPEKGCINVHASLLPKYRGASPISQSVINGDTETGVTTMLMDEGMDTGDILLQEKVEVSYTDTAGSLSRRLSVVGAELLLLTLERLEEGGIVPKPQAGEVSFAPLLKKSDAIIQWERTAIDLYNFIRGMNPWPCAYTFLEGDMIKILRSERMDGEAEAGVVSMVTKKEIFVGTGKGLLSILEVQAPGKRPMDIKAFLQGRRIHEGVRFNDKPAA; encoded by the coding sequence TTGAATATCGTCTTTTTCGGCACACCTGAATTTGCAGTCCCCGCACTTAAAGCCCTTCTGGATAATAAACATCAAGTGCTTGCCGTTGTAACCCAGCCTGACAGGCCTTGCGGACGCGGAAGGCATATCGCATATTCTCCGGTAAAAGCTGCGGCTGATGCAGCAGGGCTTAGGATAATCCAGCCGGATAGGGTCAGGGATACAGGTTTCATAGAAGAACTGAGGAAGATCGGCGCTGATGTGATAGTGACCGCGGCATATGGACAGATCCTTCCCCGTGAAATACTCAACATGCCTGAGAAGGGTTGTATAAATGTTCATGCGTCTCTGCTTCCGAAATACCGCGGCGCTTCACCAATTAGCCAGTCTGTCATCAATGGCGACACTGAGACAGGCGTAACAACTATGCTCATGGATGAGGGCATGGATACAGGAGATATCCTGCTTCAGGAAAAGGTTGAGGTATCTTATACTGATACTGCTGGAAGCTTATCCCGGAGGCTCTCTGTTGTCGGGGCTGAACTTCTTCTTCTCACCCTTGAAAGATTGGAAGAAGGCGGCATTGTCCCAAAGCCTCAGGCAGGGGAAGTTTCTTTTGCCCCTCTTCTTAAAAAGAGCGACGCTATTATTCAATGGGAAAGGACGGCAATAGATTTGTACAATTTCATAAGGGGCATGAACCCGTGGCCCTGCGCTTACACTTTTCTTGAAGGTGATATGATAAAGATATTAAGATCAGAAAGAATGGACGGCGAGGCAGAGGCAGGTGTCGTAAGCATGGTAACCAAGAAAGAGATCTTCGTAGGAACGGGCAAGGGGCTGCTATCCATACTTGAGGTACAGGCTCCGGGCAAAAGGCCGATGGATATAAAAGCTTTTTTACAGGGCAGGCGCATTCATGAAGGGGTGAGGTTCAATGACAAACCGGCTGCTTAG
- a CDS encoding DUF116 domain-containing protein: MTNRLLRWLFFKAGFPVVIIWGWLFRIDSRRIQGILIKINNALVMRAWTGPVKTLLLLLPHCIQRSECSIRITFDITNCKMCGKCPVGDLVKVADKHKLNLSVATGGGIARRTVDSVKPDAVVAVACERDLISGIRDIYPVPTLGILNERPFGPCFNTSVDIILVEKAIAFFAG; this comes from the coding sequence ATGACAAACCGGCTGCTTAGATGGCTCTTCTTTAAGGCAGGGTTTCCCGTGGTCATTATATGGGGATGGCTCTTCAGGATAGACAGCAGGAGGATTCAGGGCATATTGATAAAGATCAATAATGCGCTTGTCATGAGGGCATGGACAGGGCCTGTCAAAACTCTGCTTCTTCTGCTCCCGCACTGCATACAGAGGAGCGAATGCAGCATAAGGATCACATTTGATATTACAAATTGTAAGATGTGCGGGAAATGCCCGGTCGGTGACCTTGTAAAGGTTGCGGATAAACATAAGCTGAACCTCTCGGTGGCAACAGGCGGCGGTATCGCAAGGAGAACAGTTGATAGTGTCAAGCCTGATGCCGTGGTGGCTGTTGCCTGCGAGCGCGACCTCATAAGCGGTATCAGGGATATATACCCCGTTCCCACTCTGGGGATATTGAACGAGAGGCCCTTCGGCCCGTGTTTCAACACAAGCGTTGATATAATCCTTGTCGAGAAGGCGATAGCTTTTTTCGCCGGATAA
- a CDS encoding PASTA domain-containing protein, with the protein MFKNFIRMFSYFIGFVLLAAAAFFLVYKLLNFNKVAMPSLTGKSIFEAQELLQPGGLSLVVEGEEYDTDIPKDHILKQDIPAGEKVKSGSEIKVITSKGVEMFSMPSFEGQVFEEAKLTLLNLGMNVGKVTSVHSDSVEEGVIIAQRPLPGNVQSSKVNFLVSLGPYDVSYLCPSFVKMTVDDARALAATLGIKLVEQEEGNVVIFQKPEAGATIQRDDSIEVTLGRRGGVWF; encoded by the coding sequence ATGTTTAAAAATTTCATCAGGATGTTCTCATATTTCATTGGTTTTGTCCTTCTTGCGGCAGCTGCATTCTTTCTGGTATATAAACTGCTGAATTTCAATAAAGTAGCCATGCCCTCTCTCACAGGCAAGAGCATCTTTGAGGCACAGGAACTTCTTCAGCCCGGAGGATTATCGCTCGTGGTTGAAGGCGAGGAATATGATACAGATATCCCGAAAGATCATATTCTAAAGCAGGACATCCCTGCCGGAGAGAAGGTCAAGTCAGGAAGCGAGATAAAGGTCATAACAAGCAAAGGCGTTGAAATGTTTTCCATGCCCTCTTTTGAGGGGCAGGTTTTTGAAGAGGCGAAACTGACCCTTTTAAATCTCGGGATGAATGTCGGCAAGGTCACAAGCGTGCATTCTGATTCTGTAGAAGAGGGTGTGATAATCGCACAGAGGCCTCTGCCCGGGAATGTGCAGAGCAGCAAGGTGAACTTTCTTGTGAGCCTCGGGCCGTACGATGTTTCATACTTATGCCCCTCATTTGTCAAGATGACTGTTGATGATGCCAGAGCGCTGGCAGCGACACTCGGCATAAAGCTTGTTGAGCAGGAAGAGGGCAATGTCGTAATATTCCAGAAACCTGAGGCAGGAGCAACCATTCAAAGGGATGACTCTATTGAGGTGACATTAGGACGGCGCGGGGGCGTCTGGTTTTAG
- the rpe gene encoding ribulose-phosphate 3-epimerase, whose translation MIKIAPSILSADFARLGDEIKAAENAGADFIHIDVMDGHFVPNITIGPLVVKAARKSTSLPLDVHLMIEDPDKYIDEFVDSGADIITVHAESCVHLHRTIQKIKERKVKAAVSFNPSTSLHELEFILPYLDMVLIMSVNPGFGGQKFIPESLQKIEMLKNILLDRDSKAEIEVDGGVTVDNVAEVQKAGADIVVMGSAFYNSKDYTETVRMVRERCK comes from the coding sequence ATGATCAAGATAGCGCCGTCGATATTGTCTGCTGATTTTGCAAGGCTTGGAGATGAGATAAAGGCTGCTGAAAATGCAGGGGCTGATTTCATTCACATTGATGTAATGGACGGGCACTTTGTCCCGAATATAACTATCGGGCCGCTTGTTGTCAAAGCTGCCAGGAAGAGCACATCACTGCCTCTTGACGTGCATCTTATGATAGAGGATCCTGATAAATATATTGATGAATTTGTTGACAGCGGGGCGGATATCATAACAGTGCATGCAGAGTCATGCGTCCACCTGCACAGGACGATACAGAAGATAAAGGAGCGCAAAGTTAAGGCAGCTGTCTCTTTCAACCCCTCAACCTCTCTGCACGAACTGGAGTTCATACTGCCTTACCTTGATATGGTGCTTATCATGTCTGTCAATCCGGGATTCGGCGGGCAGAAGTTCATACCCGAGTCCTTGCAGAAGATAGAGATGCTGAAGAACATACTGCTCGACAGAGACTCAAAGGCTGAGATAGAGGTTGACGGCGGTGTCACGGTTGACAATGTTGCTGAAGTGCAGAAGGCAGGCGCGGATATAGTCGTCATGGGAAGCGCGTTCTACAACTCCAAGGATTATACTGAGACAGTGAGGATGGTCAGGGAAAGGTGCAAGTGA
- the xseA gene encoding exodeoxyribonuclease VII large subunit gives MKIISLYELNQLIRAVLEGSFPETFLITAEIASCDVKNHCYLSLVDKENDAIRAEIKAVIWADKYKKLSAVFTQATGVELTKGIKILFEASVSFHERYGLKLNIVNIDPSYTIGEMAVKRKEILERLVKEGLKDRNKELEFPLVPQKIGIISSSTAAGYEDLMTHLANNSYGYKFTCRLYEALMQGDRAEESVVSALQKCMADAARLDVVVIVRGGGGQADLQCFDSYEIAKSIAFMPVPVIAGIGHERDITVVDEVSNMRAKTPTAVADLIITRVKDFEDRLDSLTHNLVHGTQRLTSDERERISALAKNLEAAVRKEQLDNAYRLGIFIKGLKYSLKLIQSEKERLRSREGNVGHLNPANVLKRGYSITYHNGKAISSSAEAEAGDILRTVLHKGELTSTVEKQSRRKTHG, from the coding sequence GTGAAAATTATTTCCCTATACGAACTTAATCAGCTCATCAGGGCTGTTCTTGAAGGTTCATTTCCTGAGACGTTCCTTATCACAGCTGAGATAGCATCATGCGATGTGAAGAATCATTGCTACCTCTCTCTTGTTGATAAAGAGAATGATGCCATCAGGGCTGAGATCAAGGCTGTCATCTGGGCTGATAAATATAAAAAACTCTCTGCAGTATTCACACAAGCCACAGGTGTTGAACTTACTAAAGGAATTAAAATACTCTTTGAAGCTTCTGTAAGTTTCCACGAAAGATACGGGCTTAAGCTCAATATCGTAAACATTGACCCTTCTTACACCATCGGCGAGATGGCTGTAAAGAGAAAAGAGATATTAGAGCGGCTTGTCAAAGAGGGGCTCAAAGACAGGAACAAAGAGCTTGAATTCCCCCTTGTCCCGCAGAAGATAGGTATAATCTCTTCATCAACAGCTGCGGGTTATGAAGACCTGATGACTCACCTGGCAAACAACTCCTACGGATATAAATTCACATGCAGACTTTATGAAGCACTTATGCAGGGCGACAGGGCTGAGGAGTCGGTTGTGAGCGCACTTCAAAAGTGTATGGCTGATGCTGCCAGGCTTGATGTTGTCGTCATTGTGAGAGGCGGAGGCGGACAGGCAGACCTCCAGTGCTTTGACAGCTACGAGATAGCAAAGTCCATCGCCTTCATGCCTGTTCCTGTGATCGCAGGCATAGGTCATGAGCGTGACATCACCGTTGTTGATGAGGTATCAAACATGCGCGCCAAGACTCCGACCGCTGTCGCAGACCTTATAATTACAAGGGTGAAAGATTTTGAGGACAGGCTTGATTCATTGACGCATAATCTTGTCCATGGCACTCAGCGGCTTACATCAGATGAGAGAGAGAGGATATCAGCTCTTGCAAAAAACCTTGAGGCTGCCGTCAGAAAAGAACAGCTTGATAACGCATACAGGCTTGGTATTTTTATAAAAGGTTTAAAATATTCCCTCAAGCTGATACAGTCTGAAAAGGAGAGGCTTCGCTCCAGAGAGGGCAATGTAGGCCATCTCAATCCGGCGAATGTGCTTAAGAGGGGCTACAGCATCACATACCACAACGGCAAAGCGATAAGCTCTTCTGCAGAAGCAGAGGCTGGAGATATATTGCGCACAGTTCTGCATAAGGGAGAATTGACAAGCACAGTTGAAAAGCAAAGCAGGAGGAAGACTCATGGATGA
- the xseB gene encoding exodeoxyribonuclease VII small subunit, whose product MDDTPSYKDAIEEIESIVGEIENESIDIDALAEKVKRAAYLIKYCKTKLKNTDNEVKKVLKEFEKES is encoded by the coding sequence ATGGATGATACGCCAAGTTATAAAGACGCAATTGAAGAGATAGAATCAATTGTCGGAGAGATCGAGAACGAGAGCATAGACATTGACGCATTGGCTGAAAAGGTCAAAAGGGCTGCCTATCTTATCAAATACTGCAAGACGAAATTAAAGAATACCGATAATGAGGTCAAGAAGGTTTTAAAAGAGTTTGAAAAAGAGAGTTGA
- a CDS encoding tetratricopeptide repeat protein, with product MNNSAIKYFEAAEKQRKSAQYAKAVASYITALDIFKEESDLTGILNCTIAIADTLRAKGDFSLAKVFYEEGLGIAEALDDRASEADAMTGLGLSIRALGDWKEAMRLIDKANRIYGSMDDRYGEAFSIWAKAGTYRIKGDVKKAVETFHDALVRFRKLKDKSGVAYSYCGLGGSSRVSNNFSDSGKYYTLANKNFQELNDSFGMAYSYCGLGNVQRMHGNYKEALAYFKKAGVLYKKIGDRVSYAYTLWSVGVSNIMLGDFEKAKKSFDESDSFFIETKDPRGRIYCMLGFSELDYLSGRKKKAEATASKAIKLAEKYQFKLEMGYAKRLSKAIASGNVFPLNLP from the coding sequence ATGAATAATTCAGCAATAAAATATTTTGAAGCAGCAGAGAAGCAGAGAAAATCAGCGCAATACGCAAAGGCGGTCGCTTCCTATATAACCGCTCTTGATATTTTCAAAGAGGAATCAGACCTTACAGGCATACTCAACTGCACTATCGCGATAGCCGATACACTCAGAGCGAAAGGCGATTTCAGTCTTGCAAAGGTATTCTATGAAGAAGGATTGGGCATTGCCGAGGCGCTTGATGACAGGGCATCAGAGGCGGACGCGATGACAGGGCTCGGGCTTTCCATAAGAGCGTTAGGCGACTGGAAAGAGGCGATGCGTCTAATAGATAAGGCAAACAGGATATACGGCTCTATGGATGACAGGTATGGAGAGGCGTTTTCCATTTGGGCAAAGGCAGGGACATACAGGATAAAGGGTGATGTTAAAAAGGCGGTCGAGACATTTCATGACGCGCTTGTCCGTTTCAGAAAGCTCAAAGACAAGTCAGGGGTAGCGTATTCCTACTGCGGTCTTGGAGGCTCTTCAAGGGTCTCAAATAATTTCAGTGACTCCGGGAAGTATTACACGCTTGCCAATAAGAACTTCCAGGAGCTGAACGACAGCTTCGGCATGGCGTATTCATACTGCGGGCTTGGCAATGTCCAGAGGATGCACGGCAATTACAAAGAGGCGCTCGCGTATTTCAAAAAAGCGGGCGTCCTATACAAAAAGATAGGCGACAGGGTCAGCTATGCTTACACCTTATGGAGCGTAGGCGTGTCGAATATCATGCTTGGTGATTTTGAAAAGGCAAAGAAGAGTTTTGATGAATCCGACAGTTTTTTCATAGAGACAAAAGACCCCAGAGGCAGGATCTACTGCATGCTCGGATTTTCCGAACTTGATTATCTCTCAGGCAGAAAGAAGAAAGCAGAGGCGACAGCTTCCAAAGCGATAAAACTCGCAGAGAAATATCAGTTCAAGCTTGAGATGGGATACGCGAAAAGACTTTCCAAAGCGATAGCGTCCGGTAATGTTTTTCCATTGAACCTGCCATAG